The Apostichopus japonicus isolate 1M-3 chromosome 20, ASM3797524v1, whole genome shotgun sequence nucleotide sequence TGTGTGCTAGGTAGCCCTTGTGATATCACCATGACAACTTTGTAAGATGGCCGCCAGTATTTGATGAGGAGTATTTATAACTGCTGCAATCATGATGGTGTGCATGTATTAATTGTGAATGATGCCTTACTTTGTAAACATACTCAAGATGGGAAAATTGGATGACTCTGAAACTTTGTATGGTGCATTCcccaaaatatgaaaaggtGGGAACACAAAATCTCAAAATGGGAAATTTGGTTGGATATCATCCTTTGCAAGCTGAGGCCCCATATTGGTTCGAGGAAGCCTTTTGTTTTCAGTGTAAAGGTCATGAGAGGTCAGAaggtgaaaaaaatgtaaaacaaaatctCAATCAAGTGAATCTCCCATGGACCTAAATACCTCATGAGGATAACTCATaatgagccccccccccatacaaaACCATCTTATTGTGTATAGTGaaggtcatatgaggtcaacaggtgtcataaaattacaactgttgaaacacAGCATCTTAACAAGGGAATCATCTGAGAAACTTGGAATtctaaaagaaaacaacaaagtgTCATTGATACGTCAGTTCATGTGGCATTTCtgatttcttttataaattgtTAACAAATAGGGCATtctgatttaaatattttgtttcagaATGTAATTCCAAACATTTTGGAACAGCAATGAGGCAGTTCAGTTTGGTTGACTTGTTAATAATCCATTTTCTATTGTATTGACAGAAGTTTGAAAATTCTTGCCAAAATCTTACCAAACTGACTCAGCCCTATATTTCATGCAATTATTAATTAGAGCTTCGACCTATTCTGTATGAAATTTTCTCACTCACAGTTACACAATTTAGTTTACAGCTGCTTTCCCACTGCATGGTCAGTTGTTACAGGCTCATACCCCTTCCACCCCACCCTTCCTCCCTTTTCTAATTTGTTAAAGGCTTAGTTCTGACTGAAGTTCATGTTTTGCACACAGGTGACCAGCCCTTAATTGTTCAATTTGCTGCCAGTAATGGGAAAGATTTTGCTGATGCAGCAGAACTGGTTGCCCCGTAAGTATCTTCTTTaaaaaaagtccaaaataataatttgtatgTTATATGTTGTCTTATCCCTTGACATAGCAGCATTGATCTTCCTACTGTATGTAAAGCATACAGTACTTAACTTTTGCCATTTTCACTTGCAAAAACATGCAATAACAGTTTCTTATTTGATAGAGAGTTTGGCCTTGTGGAACTGAAGGGGTAGGCAAATATTTTGTTACTAGCAATCACCTACACATTCAGTTTTCCCATTTGTAATTGTTATTTTAAACAAGAGATGATAGTCTGTATCCTTGTGCAACATCTTTTCTTACATGGTATTGCTTTATCTGTTGTAATGGATGATTCCTGTTTGTCATCTGTATGAAGACAATCAATGGACTATGTGTGGTTCTGTAGGAAATCTATTAGAGTGGATTGGTTGTCCTAGAGGAACATGCATTGTATGCAGGTTATATGCCAAGCATTTAAAGCTCATTTGGATTGTCTCTCATTTTGCTGCATTCTAAAGACTATTTAAAAGTACATTCTTGAAGGTTCCTACCCTCCACAATATTTCcagaaattagaaaaaaaatatcccaTGGTGGATTGCAGTCAAATACCTTCTCACGTTTCAGCATGAGTGACTATTGGTTTGACCTATATCGACATGTGTTTAAATGTTGTATTCTGAATTCCTTGAGTTTGTTCTATTCGTGTCTCATATCTACTTTTGTTTATCTTCAAACTTTTACAAAAGCTTTAAATCTTCATTTCCTCCAGGTATGTCCAAGGAGTGGATCTCAACTGTGGCTGCCCACAAAGGTAATTAAGTCTTGATTTCTATGTTGTAGCTTTTCCTGTATTGTGCCCATGGCACTTTATCATGAGTAACATGGCTGGTTCAGTTCACATTCTTTGCTGTGCCTTCACTGGATTTTGCTTTTTTAGTAAATCCTTCTACATTTTGCCCTGAGCACTTTTCAAATCAACACTGCAGCTAAATGATAGACAGTTTCTGTAGAAACATATATTTGAactatttttaaatgaaaattgtttcaCTGAGCAAGATCTTTTGTTTATTGATGAAAGCTATCCTTGATATAAAATACCATGCATTAATTTATAAGTTTGATGTGTGCCTTCAATTTAATATCACCATCAGTGGCAAAACTTCGTTAACTTATATGTTGTGAGTTGAGTTTGTAcatgtgacgtcacatgtcaaATCATGATAAATTTTTAGAAAGCCAGTCAGACTGCCTAGCACAGTACTTTTGTAAAAAGTTGAAtgaatataatttaaatataagATTCTGGGAGAACTTATTTAAGACTTATGTTGTGTTTGTAAACAGGTGGGCAATGGCAGAAGGATATGGAGCTTGGTTGATAGATCATCCTGAACTGATCAGTGATGCTATAAAAATGACCAAAGCTAGAGTGAACAGCGACTTCACAGTATCCATCAAAATTAGAATTCATAGTGACTTAAGGTAAGTGCAGGTGTTTTTTACTTATTTCATTCAACAAATGTGATCTGATTTATGGATTTGATGATCAAGGTTCGAGGATATTTACGGAGACACAGACCCAATCATCATCTTTAGCTTATAGGACAGAGATCTTTGTAAAGAACGGAACCCGCAAAAcggctaagaaaaatcttgctccGTTTGGGAGGTATCGTAGTTTCCAAGTTGTGTCTGGGAGctgttatttttgtaaatttgtgatGGCATAGTGTCATTAGGATCTCAAACTTTTGACTTTCTCTATGTTCACACTGTAACTAATGTCATCAGTAGGTCATGTAAACAATTTGAGCATTTCAGATTCATTATTTTCAAAACcaatctccattacagaaaataaaaactgcagtaaataaagaaatacattcaaacaaaaacttgaatCATTGTGGCTCGATGACATCATGtgtagacttgatcaagtcttctgccctgtgtgtgaaggaacattaaacaTGTGGTATCTAGAATAAGAAAAAGAGATTTCTTAGCTGGTTGGAGAAATTGTTCATGATAGTAATCCCTATAGCAAAGACCAATAGTGATGGCAGGGTTTGTGTCCCCTTTTAGGTTCAGCAGCATTGTTCCACATATGCAAATAAATCTAATAATTGTGATTGTTGTTCACATTTCAACCATGATATTACAACCACTCTCCAAGATTTTTCTTTAACATATATAGTTCATTTTCTAGTTTTAATGCTCCTTAAATGGCTGGTAAATACTGGTTGTGGCTACTGGCCTAGAACTGTAGTATTCAAACTATAGTCGAAAACGACAGAAAGTTGAGGGTTATGCCCAGTAGCCCTACCCTTATTTTAGAAATGAAATCTTTAATCtttccccaaaaaaaagaaaagaattggTGCTTCATGTAATGCTAACTGGAGATCACTGTCCAGCTGGGAGCATACTCTAAGAATGCAAGTCATGCCTAGTCAGTTTCCATAGCGACCTATTTGTTCTAACTTTTCTACAGGAAAACTGTTGACATGTGTCAGATGGCTGAGCATGCTGGCATCTCATTTCTTACAGTCCATGGTAGAACTGCCAGGCAGAGAGCAGAGCCTGTAGATATTGAAGCTATAAGGACGATCAAAGACAGTGTAAATATACCTGTGTTTGCCAATGGGGATGTCAGATCTGTTGAGGATGCACAGATGTTCAGAGAGAAAACTAGAGTGGATGGTAAGGAAAATGCAAAACTAGTATCTGGAAAATAAAACTTGATAAGTTACATTAAGCAATGTCCATCAGTGTTAAGTGCTAAGCAATAGCTGACCACTGGTCAATTGAAAACTTGGGTTCTTTAGACTTTTAGGTTGTTATAGAAGTTTCATTgagatcaaaataaaacaaaactgttagcgaactgcttatccactaaagagcctgtgtaagagaatgtgtaaaaagaaaagagggcaggatgtttcgatcctagcaggatcttcttcaggggCTGAATGACAaattacagtaacagaagggacaaatacacacacagaatacagacaggttaatgagcagggtgaacacaaaagagatagatgtaagaggattagtagacaagggatggagagaagaaagattTGAtccagcaggatcttcttcaggggctgaatgacaagttactgtaagagaagggacaaatacacacacagaacacagacaggttaatgagcagggtgaacacaaaagagatagatgtaagacaagggatggagagaagaaagatttgatcctagcaggatcttcttcaggggCTGAATGACAAATTActgtaacagaagggacaaatacacacacataatacagacaggttaatgagcagggtgaacacaaaagagatagatgtaagaggattgaatggacaagggatggagagaagaaagattTGATCCTAGCCGGATCTTCTTCAGGGGCTGAATGACAAATTActgtaacagaagggacaaatacacacacataatacagacaggttaatgagcagggtgaacacaaaagagatagatgtaagaggattgaatggacaagggatggagagaagaaagattTGATCCTAGCCGGATCTTCTTCAggggctgaatgacaagttactgtaacagaagggacaaattcacacacagaatacagacaggttaatgagcagggtgaacacaaaagcgatagatgtaagaggattagtggacaagggatggagagaagaatgaaaccaataggaggaagaggagaggtaggagataaaactgtagagggacaaagagaggattaaggaaaGAGGgtaaactagagaaggacaaagacagaaaagtgtggagaaaaaaggctgtaagagagctatgagaagagggtGACAGTGGTAAACAAAGGGAGATGGAAGGGAGAAGCAGAGGAAAGGTTAGTCATGTCTTTCCTGAAGGTTgggcccatgaggttgaatggtgtgaaggcgttgcatccacagcctctctcttctgattcgtactaggtcaggatgGCTACCTAAGATTCAATCCCCCAAGGGCcatgtcattaatggtatggttgggaaggttaaagggTGCTCCAAGTTATATTGAGCTAACATAGAGGTGCAAAGATTAAATTTTGATACTCTGTGATGTAAAGAATGTATCTTTGTAATCATTAACATGTATATGTTATGCAGAATTACTGAGCAGGATGTCCCAAGTGATATCTATGTAACTAGTCATAGAAGAGCAGGATTAATCCTGCTCATATGCATAGACTCTGCAGATTGCAAACGTGAACCTAGTGTCACCAACAAGAGCAGGGTACAGTTTGGTGTGTTCGAATAGAGGCTATCCGACCAATATAAAGACACAGTACAAGAAATTCAACAACATATTCAAGTATAAGCTTGATAATAATGTAATTCTTCAAAGTTACACAaagttttgtctttctttaattaataattgaaTATAACTCTAAATTATCATTACCTTTGATTCCAATATTAACCAGATATGAGTATGGAGTTGAGGTACTATGCAAAGTTGACACCCTTTACACAAGATAAACAAATGTTTGGTGTTTCTGCATAGATTGTGTTTTACAAACTGTAACACTTACTCAATACCCCAGCGGTGTGTTTACCCTAGAATAGCTAGGTAATACCTCATACGTAGAGAATGTTGATTTTACAACATAATATTAAGAGTGGTTTCTTGTGAACACAATATTAAGAGTTTAAAGTTCAATGATGTTCCATTGTCCAACACTTCTCAGTATTTGTTTAGGTTCTCGTAGCCATATAGATGTTTACACCAGTCAGGTTGGATTGATTACGCTGAGTCCCATGAAAGTAACAAGTGGGATTCAAATTAATCCCAAACGGATAAACAAGTGACACTGTATTAAACAAGAAAGCAAATCcaaaacatttataatattttgaatCCCAATTCACAGTGCCATAATATGTGCTTTCATTTGAACCAATTTTGAGATGATTTTCCTATTTCCACGTTTCTAATATAATAGCATAAAATTAAGGAAATGTGGAAGATATTACGGCCACTAACTTCAACTTAGAAGATTTGAAAAATTTCTAGTTCAACATTTCTAAAATTATAACTTCAAACCGCTAGTGGATGAATAATTTACCACAAATAACCCATCACTTTAGTCGTtccaattaattttaaaattacattaaactcatttcaaatatcaaaataagtTTACTTCCATATGCTTGCCAAACAGTGTAACTGCCACATGTCGTACAACTTCAAATAATGGGTGTGGCacagtaaaataatgtctttAATTGCAATCATCCACTAATTTACCAAAATTGATCCCCTGTTATGCATGCTATATTCTCATTACCTAAAAGCCACAAATAATGCatgcatgaaatatatatatatatatatatttcatagagaaattaaacaatttttcaTAACTTCCAAAATAAAAACTGCTTGAACTTTTCCTAAATGTTGGTCTTCAAAGTTCTGGCATAATTTGCATTCCTTTAACATTGTTTATACCCTGTAGCAATTCAACATATTTTACCAAATAGTGTGTACTGTAAATACAATGCCATGAAACAGATTCTGGTACCCAGGCAACTTTTCCTAACACACTTCTTGCCAACAATGAATTCCAATTACACAACTTTATGGCCACAGGCTAATATGGGTTTTTCAAACGTGAATTAAATCCCATGCCATGTGTTGAAACGGAAAAATAATCAAGCGCCTAACCAAGAGAGACACATagaaaaatatactttttaagaaaagtcacccaagaaagaacgaaaaaccaaacaaccgaatgactgatccgctctcaacctcagtccccttgcatggaaactgtgactgtgtgatcatcgtcaggtgtgtatcacgattcccctggaaagggaacagatacttcacctgatcttagccaaaaggcagaGAAGGAACTAAAGAATGACACATAGAAAACCAAATGACTCCTTACAGGGTGATGTTTCCGCTAAGAGTGAGGTGTTTGCTCCAAACTAGCCTACATTAATTGGCTAATCCAATGTACAGAAAATATGTCGCATCTATTAGCACAGAGATTAGGATCACCTGCACATTGAGCAAATATACCCAAACACCTGTCTCTATAATGCTGGCACATTCCTACTACATAGCCAACATCACTGTACTCTGATTAGTTCCCTGGATTCAAAAGTTTTAGTACACAGAGGCTTGTTCACTCATACAAAAGATTACCAAGCTTACTATCACCAATAGTAAAATACACTGGCTCAATGGCCCATCAACTCTAAAGTGACACACCTAGCATCTCCCTCAAGTATACTGGCCCTCATTGGATTATATATTTTCCATGAGTCCATAAGAATGAAATTCAAAGAAGTAACAAAAACCATAGAGtaataaatgtttatattatttgCTGTGCAGGGAATCTAGAATTTTTGGCATTCTTTGCACTATAACTTTCCTTGGCATGTCTAGTACCACATAGCATACAGATTCTCTCAACAAACCAAAAGTTGATGGAGGAGATCAATATCATATTTGGCACCCTTTTCTAGTCCCCTGTGTATATCATATAGGGTGACGACCTGTTCTTCCAACAGCTACTATAGTGTGAAGAGCTGTTGTTGTTGATGGAGGGTCTGCTTACCATTTGCACCCATATTGAAGTCTTCTTTTATGAGTGGTATTcgttttattttaatgtacacAGGCGTTATGGCTGCTCGGGGAATGCTTCAGAATCCAGCCATGTATGCAGGCTATTCAGAAACACCTCTCTGTTGTGTCCAGGATTGGGTATGtctcatattttcatgttgctAATTTGAGTATGTCTTCGTGTCAGAACACTCTCCATGGTTCCCTGGCATGTTCGTAAAGAGGCAGTCTGTATATCTACTGCATACCTCTTAATATTTACTTCAACCCGAATGCTTATCACCTGTGAGAACCCAATTCCCCATGTTCTCTTAGTTTGATGGAGTgcaaatttggcagatgaacAGATTGCAGAATTGATAGGTTGTTTTGGTGCTACTATCTTAATTATTGGTTGTGTGTTATAAACAgaaacagtggcggagcgtccatacagtcagagggggcgaatgccccccctgacggactcaaatggactgctggcgcccttttcagctttttaccactttttatttattcgcgattattgacttttttattgcgctctcaaatacctattgacatttgtcacattttgttggtgtaattttctgacaaaatggcgatgacacctatttattcttcttttatctgcaaaattagcaaggcccggaaagagtcatttccggcgatctagggagtatctttactcaaaaaaattctgtacgctctgcgccaacctgtggtggcgctccgcttagatagtgtcaaaagcgcccctacagaccattctcgcccccccctgaccaatacccctagctccgccactgaacaGAAAGCAAGACGACCATCTCTCAACATGATTTTGTAGTTATGcaaattcatcaaaatgaaaagttttgcaATGTGGACTGGGTTATCCTTGCAAACTAATACATAATATACTGACACATTTGCATGAAGTAGGAATAATAGCAACAACTTTGATAGATTGTTCATATATGAGATGCAAGCCTTCatccatatatattttttggtgtCAGACAGGTT carries:
- the LOC139962208 gene encoding tRNA-dihydrouridine(20a/20b) synthase [NAD(P)+]-like; this encodes MERKTMSELMKDKPFLYMCAPMVRYSKLAFRTLVRRYNCDLCFTPMIISESFVKSQKARDIEFMTNSGDQPLIVQFAASNGKDFADAAELVAPYVQGVDLNCGCPQRWAMAEGYGAWLIDHPELISDAIKMTKARVNSDFTVSIKIRIHSDLRKTVDMCQMAEHAGISFLTVHGRTARQRAEPVDIEAIRTIKDSVNIPVFANGDVRSVEDAQMFREKTRVDGVMAARGMLQNPAMYAGYSETPLCCVQDWVDLAMDLGTPFLCFHHHLIQMLEQVTGKAEKKVFNVLTSTAGLLDHLEENYGIAYDPQRLVNGHVQNTDDLTR